The proteins below are encoded in one region of Bremerella sp. P1:
- the bshB1 gene encoding bacillithiol biosynthesis deacetylase BshB1, with product MKTPTPLDILVIAPHPDDAELGMAGAILKFKAEGKKVGILDLTSGEPTPYGSLEKRAAETTAATEILGVDWRDNLGLPNRSLEATLAAREKLASVIRQLRPNWLFAPYWEDAHPDHLAATQLVDAARFWSKLSKTDMPGEPFHPQRIYNYYCVHLKMTPQPAFVLDISEYWEQKLASIRCYHSQFIEGRPTEYPTFLDKLHDEASYWGKVIGTRYGEPFTSREPIGMQSMSTLV from the coding sequence ATGAAAACCCCCACACCGCTCGACATCCTGGTAATCGCCCCCCATCCTGACGACGCTGAACTGGGCATGGCAGGTGCGATTCTCAAATTCAAAGCGGAAGGCAAAAAGGTTGGCATCCTCGATCTGACCTCAGGCGAACCGACCCCCTATGGCAGCCTAGAAAAGAGAGCCGCCGAAACAACTGCCGCGACGGAGATTCTGGGAGTCGATTGGCGAGACAATCTAGGGCTTCCCAATCGCAGCCTGGAAGCAACGCTAGCAGCCCGCGAGAAGCTGGCTTCAGTCATCCGACAGCTCAGACCCAATTGGCTGTTTGCTCCTTACTGGGAAGATGCCCATCCCGATCACCTGGCCGCAACGCAGCTGGTTGATGCGGCACGTTTCTGGTCGAAGCTGAGTAAGACCGACATGCCCGGTGAGCCCTTTCACCCGCAGCGAATCTACAACTACTACTGCGTGCACTTGAAGATGACTCCCCAGCCGGCGTTCGTGCTCGACATCAGCGAGTACTGGGAGCAGAAGCTGGCTTCGATCCGCTGTTATCACAGCCAGTTCATCGAAGGGCGACCGACCGAGTACCCCACGTTTCTGGACAAGCTACATGACGAAGCCTCGTATTGGGGCAAGGTGATTGGCACTCGCTACGGAGAACCTTTCACGTCTCGAGAGCCGATTGGCATGCAAAGCATGAGCACGCTGGTGTAG
- the xerC gene encoding tyrosine recombinase XerC: MIDRVANSSMQGLRSVIDSYLRYLQVERNASDLTIKSYGEDLDALAEYLEESFALEPAPSEVTTLDLRGYVSAVSEAGYSSSTVARRLASMRSFFKFAQRQQLVEKNPAKPLRNPRKSQKLPHFLSTDEIGKLLNAPPRSSSAGIRDRAMLETTYSAGLRVSELVGINENDLDLHDGLVRVRGKGRKERLAPLGSYALVALEKWLDLRQLSPKSEKLKERPVFLNKFGNRITTRSVGRMLEKYLKEAGLDLRTSPHTLRHSFATHLLDAGADIRSVQELLGHKSLVTTQIYTHLSTATLKGVYELAHPRAKA; encoded by the coding sequence TTGATTGATCGCGTCGCAAATTCCTCGATGCAGGGCTTGCGTAGTGTCATTGATAGCTACCTCCGCTATCTTCAGGTCGAACGAAATGCGTCCGACCTGACCATCAAGAGCTACGGCGAAGACCTCGACGCGTTGGCGGAATATCTCGAAGAGAGTTTCGCCTTGGAGCCTGCTCCCAGCGAAGTTACCACGCTTGATCTCCGCGGCTACGTTTCCGCCGTCTCCGAAGCAGGCTACTCCAGTAGCACGGTGGCCCGGCGATTGGCTTCGATGCGAAGCTTCTTCAAATTCGCCCAGCGGCAGCAGTTGGTTGAAAAGAATCCCGCCAAGCCGCTTCGCAATCCGCGAAAGAGCCAGAAACTTCCTCACTTCCTGAGCACCGACGAAATCGGCAAGCTCTTGAACGCTCCACCTCGATCTTCATCTGCTGGAATTCGTGACCGGGCAATGCTCGAAACCACCTACAGCGCGGGTCTGCGTGTGAGCGAACTGGTCGGCATCAACGAGAACGACCTCGATCTTCACGATGGCCTGGTACGTGTTCGCGGTAAAGGCCGTAAAGAGCGACTGGCTCCACTTGGGTCGTATGCACTGGTTGCCCTCGAAAAATGGCTCGACCTTCGCCAGCTCAGCCCGAAGAGTGAAAAGTTGAAAGAGCGTCCCGTCTTTCTCAACAAGTTCGGCAATCGCATCACCACGCGAAGCGTGGGACGGATGCTCGAGAAATACTTGAAAGAGGCAGGCCTCGATTTAAGGACCAGCCCTCATACATTGCGGCATAGCTTTGCCACGCATCTGCTGGATGCAGGTGCCGATATTCGCAGCGTGCAGGAACTTTTGGGACACAAAAGCCTGGTCACCACGCAGATCTATACGCACTTGAGTACGGCAACCCTGAAGGGCGTGTACGAACTCGCTCATCCGCGAGCCAAAGCCTAG